CAGCAATGCCGTGCTGCGCAAGGCCGAAGAGCTGTTGATCAACGAAGGTTTCATCCGCAAGGGCGACCTGATCATCGTCACCTGGGGTTCGCCGATGGGCGAGGCGGGCGGCACCAACGCGCTCAAGATCGTGCGCGCCGGCGACCGCGGCCCCGAATATGATTAAACGGAAACCACGAGTGGCCTGAGACGCGACAGCGGCATTTGCCCGGCGTCCTCCAGGACGGAGGGCGCCGCGCTCGGCATTCGGGATTCCCGGACAAGTTTCTTTATTGTTTTGGAGTACAACCATGGCACTCGTATCACTGCGTCAATTGCTGGACCACGCCGCCGAAAACGGCTACGGCTTGCCCGCATTTAACGTCAACAACCTGGAGCAGGTGCAGGCCATCATGGCTGCCGCCGACGCTGCCAACAGCCCGGTCATCATGCAGGCCTCGGCCGGCGCGCGCAAGTACGCGGGCGAAGCCTTCCTGCGCCACCTGATCGACGCCGCCGTCGAAGCCTATCCGCACATCCCGGTCGTCATGCACCAGGACCACGGGCAGTCGCCGGCGGTCTGCATGGCCGCGATCCGCTCGGGCTTTTCCTCGGTGATGATGGACGGTTCGCTCGAAGCCGACGGCAAGAGCGTCGCCAGCTACGAATACAACGTCGAAGTGTCGAAGGAAGTCGTCAAGTTCGCGCACTCGATCGGCGTGACCGTCGAAGCCGAACTCGGCGTGCTGGGCTCGCTCGAGACGATGAAGGGCGACAAGGAAGACGGCCACGGCGCGGACGGCACCATGACCCGCGAACAGCTCTTGACCGACGTCGACCAGGCGGCCGACTTCGTCAAGCGCACCCAGTGCGACGCGCTGGCGATCGCGATCGGCACCTCGCACGGCGCCTATAAATTCACGCGCAAGCCAACCGGCGACATCCTGGCGATCGACCGCATCAAGGAAATCCACGCCCGCATCCCGAACACCCACCTGGTGATGCACGGCTCGTCGTCGGTGCCGCAAGAGCTGCTGGCCATCATCCGCGAATTCGGCGGCGACATGAAGGAAACCTATGGCGTGCCGGTCGAAGAGATCCAGGAGGGCATCAAGCACGGCGTCCGCAAGATCAATATCGACACCGACATCCGCCTGGCGATGACGGCCGCGATCCGCAAATACATGTTCCAGAACCCGTCGAAGTTCGACCCGCGCGACTACCTGAAGCCGGCGCGCGAAGCGGCGATGGAAGTGTGCAAGGCGCGGTTCCTGTCGTTCGGTTGCGAAGGCCAGGCCAGCAAGATCAAGCCGATTCCGCTGGAGAAGATGGCGGAGCGTTACAAGGCTGGCGAGCTGGCGCAGATCGTCCAGTAAGCCAAGGTCGAACAAACGGCATCATCGCCAACCCCCAACAACGTCGTTCCCGCGAAGGCGGGAACCCAAGTTTGTATGCGCTACGGCGAGCACAATTTTTGCCACAATGCACGCTAACTTGGGTTCCCGCCTTCGCGGGAAGCAGTTCTTGCCAGTGGCAAGAACTGCGGGTTGGTGGCGAAATTGACGTAAAATATCGCATTGCACAGGCCCACACAGCCTGACTTTCTCAACCGGCGGCCCTTGCCGCCGGTTTCCGCTTTCCTGATACCCATCTATGAACAGCCTCTACCAATCCTCCATCCAGTCCCTGCCACTGCTCGGTCACGGCAAGGTGCGCGATAACTACGCCGTCGGCGACGACAAGATCCTGATCGTCACCACCGACCGCCTGTCGGCCTTCGACGTGGTCATGAACGAGCCGATCCCGGGCAAGGGCATGGTGCTGAACCAGATGAGCGATTTCTGGTTCGAGAAGCTCGGCCACATCGTGCCGAACCACCTGACCGGCGTGGCGCCGGAAAGCGTGGTCGCCGAGAACGAGGTGGAGCAGGTCCGTGGCCGCGCCGTCGTGGCCAAGCGCCTGAAACCGATCATGGTCGAAGCCGTCGTGCGCGGCTACATCATCGGCTCGGGCTGGAAGGACTATCAGCAAAGCGGCGCCATCTGCGGCATCCAGCTGCCAGCCGGCCTGCGCCAGGCCGAGAAGCTGCCGGAACCGCTGTTCACCCCGGCCGCCAAGGCCGACCTGGGCGAGCACGACGAGAACATCTCGTTCGCCGAGATGGAAAACCGTATCGGCGCCGAACTGGCCGCCAAGATGCGCGATATCAGCATCAAGCTGTACACCGCCGCCGCCGAATACGCTGCCACCAAAGGCATCATCATCGCCGACACCAAGTTCGAATTCGGCCTCGACGACAACGGCGTGATGCACCTGATGGACGAAGTCCTGACCGCCGACTCGTCGCGCTTCTGGCCGGCCGATTCGTACGCGCCGGGCATGTCGCCGCCGTCGTTCGACAAGCAGTTCGTGCGCGACTACCTGGAAACCCTGACCGACTGGGGCAAGACTGCACCGGCCCCAGCGCTGCCGGCCGAGGTGATCGAAAAAACCCAGGCCAAGTATTTCGAAGCCATCGAACGCCTGACCGGCGAAAAGCTGAAGGCCTGAGCAGATGACCGAGCAAAGCAAGCCACTGGTCGGCGTCATCATGGGTTCGTCGTCGGACTGGGACGTGATGAAGAATGCGGTCGACATCCTGAAGCAATTCGGCGTGCCGTTCGAAGCGCAAGTGATCTCGGCCCACCGCATGCCGGACGAGATGTTCACCTACGCCGAACAGGCCCGTAGCCGCGGCCTGCGCGCCATCATCGCCGGCGCCGGCGGCGCCGCCCACCTGCCGGGCATGGTGGCCGCCAAGACCATCGTGCCGGTGCTGGGCGTGCCGGTGCCGTCGAAATACCTGCGCGGCGAGGATTCGCTGCTGTCGATCGTGCAGATGCCGAAGGGCGTGCCGGTGTCGACCTTCGCCATCGGCGAGGCCGGCGCCGCCAACGCGGCCCTGACCGCGGTCGCGATCATCGCCGCCAACGACGACGCATTGGCCGACAAGCTGGAGCAGTTCCGCCGCGACCAGACCGCCGCCGCCCAGGCCATGACTCTTCCCGTATAAACCATGACTCAACCGTTCCTCCCATCCGCCGATCCGTCGACCTGGCTCGGCGTGATGGGCGGCGGCCAGCTCGGCCGCATGTTCGCCCACGCCGCCCAGGCGATGGGCTACAAGGTCGCCGTGCTCGAACCGAGCGCCGACTGCCCCGCCGGCCAGGTGGCCGACCGCACCGTCGAAGGCGGCTACACCAATGGCGGTGCGCTGGCCGAATTGGCCGCCCTGTGCTCGGCCGTCACCACCGAATTCGAGAACGTCCCGGCCGACAGCCTGGCGCTGCTGGCCGCCGACAGTTTTGTCGCGCCGGCCGCCTCCTGCGTGCAGATCGCGCAAGACCGCATCCTCGAAAAGAAATTCTTCGTCGACTGCGCGCCGACCTCGAAGGTGATGCCGGCCCCGCACAAGACCATCGCTTCCCACGCCGACATCGATGCCATCGACGACGACCTGCTGCCGGGCATCCTCAAGACGGTGCGCATGGGCTACGACGGCAAGGGCCAGGTGCGCGTGCGTTCGCGCGAAGACGTGCGCACGGCCTTCGACACCATGGGTGGCGTGACCTGCCTGCTGGAGAAGATGCTGCCGCTCGCGTACGAGGTCTCGGTCCTGACCGCGCGCGGCCATGACGGCGCCTCGGTCGTGTACCCGATCGCCGAGAACGTGCACCGCGATGGCATCCTGTTCACCACCACCGTGCCGGGACCGAATGTGTCCGAAGCCTGCGCGAAGCAGGCGCAGGACGCGGCGCGCGCCATCGTCGCCCAGC
This portion of the Telluria beijingensis genome encodes:
- the fba gene encoding class II fructose-bisphosphate aldolase (catalyzes the reversible aldol condensation of dihydroxyacetonephosphate and glyceraldehyde 3-phosphate in the Calvin cycle, glycolysis, and/or gluconeogenesis), with amino-acid sequence MALVSLRQLLDHAAENGYGLPAFNVNNLEQVQAIMAAADAANSPVIMQASAGARKYAGEAFLRHLIDAAVEAYPHIPVVMHQDHGQSPAVCMAAIRSGFSSVMMDGSLEADGKSVASYEYNVEVSKEVVKFAHSIGVTVEAELGVLGSLETMKGDKEDGHGADGTMTREQLLTDVDQAADFVKRTQCDALAIAIGTSHGAYKFTRKPTGDILAIDRIKEIHARIPNTHLVMHGSSSVPQELLAIIREFGGDMKETYGVPVEEIQEGIKHGVRKINIDTDIRLAMTAAIRKYMFQNPSKFDPRDYLKPAREAAMEVCKARFLSFGCEGQASKIKPIPLEKMAERYKAGELAQIVQ
- a CDS encoding phosphoribosylaminoimidazolesuccinocarboxamide synthase gives rise to the protein MNSLYQSSIQSLPLLGHGKVRDNYAVGDDKILIVTTDRLSAFDVVMNEPIPGKGMVLNQMSDFWFEKLGHIVPNHLTGVAPESVVAENEVEQVRGRAVVAKRLKPIMVEAVVRGYIIGSGWKDYQQSGAICGIQLPAGLRQAEKLPEPLFTPAAKADLGEHDENISFAEMENRIGAELAAKMRDISIKLYTAAAEYAATKGIIIADTKFEFGLDDNGVMHLMDEVLTADSSRFWPADSYAPGMSPPSFDKQFVRDYLETLTDWGKTAPAPALPAEVIEKTQAKYFEAIERLTGEKLKA
- the purE gene encoding 5-(carboxyamino)imidazole ribonucleotide mutase, coding for MTEQSKPLVGVIMGSSSDWDVMKNAVDILKQFGVPFEAQVISAHRMPDEMFTYAEQARSRGLRAIIAGAGGAAHLPGMVAAKTIVPVLGVPVPSKYLRGEDSLLSIVQMPKGVPVSTFAIGEAGAANAALTAVAIIAANDDALADKLEQFRRDQTAAAQAMTLPV
- a CDS encoding 5-(carboxyamino)imidazole ribonucleotide synthase — translated: MTQPFLPSADPSTWLGVMGGGQLGRMFAHAAQAMGYKVAVLEPSADCPAGQVADRTVEGGYTNGGALAELAALCSAVTTEFENVPADSLALLAADSFVAPAASCVQIAQDRILEKKFFVDCAPTSKVMPAPHKTIASHADIDAIDDDLLPGILKTVRMGYDGKGQVRVRSREDVRTAFDTMGGVTCLLEKMLPLAYEVSVLTARGHDGASVVYPIAENVHRDGILFTTTVPGPNVSEACAKQAQDAARAIVAQLGYVGVLCIEFFVLEDGTLVVNEMAPRPHNSGHYTLDACITSQFAQQVRAMARLPLGDVRQHSPSVMLNILGDVWFDAGSDTAREPAWDRVLALPGANLHLYGKNDPRRGRKMGHVTFVAPTLAQAQDSLRAACAILGIEE